In one window of Vanrija pseudolonga chromosome 5, complete sequence DNA:
- the pi_1 gene encoding Papain inhibitor — protein MLFSSLLVAAVAASAAPIAKLQQREPTGWASKLEPYDTYHVRYVALGCSKQHNTQFFTDCCHPLKNGTDLSSRPSYCTPNATALASASARIAKQSGATTAPLPSASDDADDEYCSDAAPSNSGAPAPSAAVGTPLNAPAPSPAPTTSAADAQATPDASSSSTTTTEAAPSSTTTTDAAPSSSPTAEADSASSAIDNNEAFAAAAAPTPSSSSSDKKEAPTQAPSSSTTTTTDQPQPTSAAPTQGGGGGGSGQTYGDAYATFFYQNGVAGACGTVHSDSDAIVAIDTNGWWQNTGQVSDLCGRQVRITRVSDGRQVTATIADACPTCDTNNSLDLSVGAFNQIATPAEGMVGITWQFI, from the coding sequence ATGCTCTTCTCttccctcctcgtcgccgccgtcgcggcctcggccgcccccatcgccaagctgcagcagcgcgagcccACTGGCTGGGCGAGCAAGCTCGAGCCCTACGACACGTACCACGTCCGCTacgtcgccctcggctgCTCAAAGCAGCACAACACGCAGTTCTTCACCGACTGCTGCCACCCGCTCAAGAACGGCACCGACCTGTCCTCGCGCCCGTCCTACTGCACGCCCAACGCgaccgccctcgcctcggcctcggcccgtATCGCCAAGCAGAGCGGCGCTACCACCGCTCCCCTTCCTTCGGCctcggacgacgccgacgacgagtactgCTCCGACGCCGCTCCCTCCAACTCGGGCGCCCCtgccccctcggccgccgtcggcacccCGCTCAACGCCCCCGCGCCTTCCCCCGCCCCTACCACCTCGGCTGCTGACGCCCAGGCCACCCCcgacgcctcgtcctcgtctaccaccaccaccgaggcTGCCCCTTCGTCCACCACtaccaccgacgccgccccctcgtcgtcgcctacCGCCGAGGCtgactcggcctcgtcggccattGACAACAACGAGGCctttgccgccgccgctgcgcccacgccgtcgtcgtcctcgtcggacaagaaggaggccCCTACCCAggcgccctcgtcctcgactaccaccaccacggaCCAGCCCCAGCCTACCTCGGCCGCTCCTACTcagggcggtggcggcggcggctcgggccagACCTACGGCGACGCCTACGCCACCTTCTTCTACCAGAACGGTGTCGCCGGTGCCTGCGGCACCGTccactcggactcggacgccatcgtcgccatcgacacCAACGGCTGGTGGCAGAACACTGGCCAGGTCTCGGACCTCTGTGGCCGCCAGGTCCGCATCACCCGTGTCTCGGACGGCCGCCAGGTGACCGCcaccatcgccgacgcctgCCCCACCTGCGACACGAAcaactcgctcgacctcTCGGTCGGTGCCTTCAACCAGatcgccacccccgccgagggCATGGTCGGCATCACCTGGCAGTTCATCTAA